From Leptodactylus fuscus isolate aLepFus1 chromosome 11, aLepFus1.hap2, whole genome shotgun sequence, one genomic window encodes:
- the LOC142185379 gene encoding distal membrane-arm assembly complex protein 2-like isoform X4, which yields MAALRLLQSVRVLRAHSHGVLRYSSSPISSETMEKVRQYLINNSPTIQTLMKWNSNYKLWRLKNQNESFHVTERLYGKNGAAACYTLEQKGGVRFKGHTEWFRPDHKGRYNWDFLQHKNVPIECVDLSGSTVTYMGLGNLVGLHELRELNLSRCQYIDDWALSRLHVFKDSLEVLSLAGCRQVTERGLATLHHLQNLKYLDLSDLPAVNNKGLTLILLEEVLPACQIVGIHYTDGLQAEGAADGSECAN from the exons ATGGCGGCGCTCAGGCTG CTGCAGAGTGTCCGGGTGCTGCGCGCCCACAGTCACGGCGTCCTCCGATACAGCTCGTCCCCCATATCTTCAGAAACCATGGAGAAGGTCCGGCAGTATCTCATAAATAACTCACCGACTATCCAGACTTTAATGAAGTGGAACTCCAACTACAAGTTATGGAGACTGAAGAATCAGAACga GAGTTTTCATGTGACCGAACGCTTGTATGGAAAGAATGGTGCAGCGGCATGTTACACGCTGGAGCAGAAGGGAGGTGTGAG gtTCAAAGGTCACACGGAGTGGTTCCGGCCAGACCACAAGGGACGTTATAATTGGGATTTCCTGCAGCACAAGAATGTTCCTATAGAATGTGTGGACTTGAGCGGCAGCACGGTGACCTACATGGGCCTGGGCAACCTAG TGGGACTGCATGAGCTGCGGGAGCTGAACCTGAGCCGCTGCCAGTACATAGACGACTGGGCTTTAAGTCGACTGCATGTATTCAAGGATTCCTTAGAAGTTCTGTCATTGGCTGGATGTCGTCAGGTGACAGAACGAGGCTTGGCCACCCTGCACCACCTACA GAATCTGAAGTATTTGGATCTGTCGGACCTCCCGGCCGTCAACAATAAGGGATTAACACTGATCCTCCTGGAGGAGGTGCTGCCGGCCTGTCAGATTGTAGGGATTCATTACACCGATGGGCTTCAAGCAGAGGGAGCTGCGGACGGCTCGGAGTGTGCGAATTGA
- the PRSS16 gene encoding thymus-specific serine protease, whose protein sequence is MIALRLLLLLALLLAGVDGAWNQRQIRKKIHQLRQVQNFKSFYSRLAFPRGPGRYVPPVEGYLTQPLDHFNRRNNDTYRQRYWINEEFWKRPDGPVFLYIGGESSESEFSVLSGEHVELAQTHHALLVSLEHRYYGTSINPDGLTLDAIKFLSSQQALADLASFHLFISQKYNLTPKNAWICFGGSYPGSLSAWFRLKFPHLVYAAVASSAPVRAELDFTDYNKVVAQSLSDPVIGGSAKCLDRVRESFQEVNSMLHPGNTSKLEKDFSSCSPLHAPEDYAEFVSNLADIFMGAVQYNMESPGSDVRKICENMVAAESAYEGLRTVNKMYMEFIGLKCVENSYEKSLADIKNTSISLVGVGERQWYYQTCTEFGYYQTCEDSSCPFSPLMTLKSQLDLCTEIFQIPPDSVRQSVKFTNEFYGADHPKSSRIIFVNGDIDPWHALSVLKNQSRSEIAIFINGTAHCANMNPSRTSDPPSLQKAREEIADKIREWLQSASMME, encoded by the exons ATGATCGCCCTGAGGCTGCTGCTCCTGCTCGCCCTGCTCCTGGCTGGAGTGGACGGGG CCTGGAACCAAAGACAAATCCGTAAAAAGATCCACCAACTGCGGCAGGTCCAAAACTTTAAATCCTTCTATAGTCGTCTTGCGTTTCCAAGGGGTCCAGGTCGATATGTGCCCCCCGTGGAGGGTTATCTGACACAACCTCTAGACCACTTTAACCGGAGGAATAATGACACGTACAGACAG AGATACTGGATAAATGAAGAATTTTGGAAACGCCCTGATGGACCCGTCTTCCTTTATATTGGAGGAGAAAGTTCAGAgtctgaattctcagtcttatCAG GAGAGCACGTTGAGCTGGCCCAGACACATCACGCCCTTCTCGTGTCCCTTGAACATCGCTATTATGGAACCAGCATCAACCCAGATGGACTGACCCTGGATGCAATAAAGTTCCTGTCCAGCCAGCAGGC ACTTGCAGATCTGGCGTCTTTCCATCTATTCATCTCCCAGAAATATAACCTGACTCCGAAGAACGCTTGGATTTGCTTTGGAGGCTCCTACCCGGGATCCCTCTCTGCCTGGTTTAGACTGAAG TTCCCACATCTGGTGTACGCCGCTGTGGCCTCCTCCGCCCCGGTCAGAGCAGAGCTGGACTTCACCGACTACAACAAG GTGGTGGCTCAGAGCTTGTCCGATCCAGTCATTGGAGGATCAGCCAAG TGTCTGGACAGAGTGAGGGAGAGTTTCCAAGAAGTAAACTCCATGCTTCACCCAGGTAACACCTCTAAACTTGAGAAAGACTTCTCCTCCTGCTCGCCTCTCCACGCTCCTGAGGATTACGCAGAATTTGTCAGTAACCTGGCAGATATATTTATGGGAGCGGTGCAATACAACATGGAGTCTCCAGGCAGTGATGTGAGGAAGATTTGTGAGAACATGGTGGCTGCAGAGTCTGCCTATGAAGGGCTGAGGACTGTCAATAAG ATGTACATGGAATTCATAGGACTGAAATGTGTGGAAAACTCCTACGAAAAATCCCTGGCAGACATAAAAAACACATCAATAAGCCTGGTGGGAGTTGGGGAGAGGCAGTGGTACTACCAGACGTGCACAGAGTTCGGCTACT ATCAGACATGCGAGGACAGCTCTTGTCCGTTCTCCCCTCTCATGACTCTGAAGTCTCAGCTGGATCTCTGCACCGAAATCTTCCAGATCCCTCCAGATTCTGTCCGCCAGTCCGTTAAATTCACCAATGAGTTTTATGGAGCCGATCACCCCAAGTCCAGCAGAATCATCTTTGTTAATG GTGACATAGACCCCTGGCACGCCCTGAGTGTGTTGAAGAACCAGTCTCGTTCAGAAATCGCCATCTTTATCAACGGGACGGCGCACTGTGCAAACATGAATCCTTCTCGCACCTCAGATCCGCCGTCCCTGCAGAAAGCTCGAGAG GAAATTGCCGATAAAATTAGAGAATGGCTGCAAAGTGCTTCGATGATGGAGTAA